GGTGCAGACCCGTGCCCTCACACTGGCCGGGCCGTTCGAGCTCATCCAGGGGGGAAAGGCCACGATCGGCCGTCTGCCGATATTTCTCCACGACCGGAATGGCGCTGACTATTTCTGGGGATTCAGCATCGCCCTGATCCGCATCCAGGAGTTTCTCAAGGTCGCCAATATTCAAAGAATTGCCGACAAAGGGTGCAGCTACGAAATCTCCCGCATCCACCCGGACAGCGGCAAGAAGGACGTGTTTGCATCTTCAGGCAAGCCATTGACAGAGCCGGTCAAACGGAAGATCAAAGTCCCGAATGGCGAATGGACCCTTGCGGTGGAACCTTTGGGCGGCTGGTATTCGCTGAGCATCGTCCTGGCTGAAGCGCTCTTTATCCTGCTGTTCAGCTCCCTCACGGCACTGGCGGTCCGGTGGCTGACCCGGCAGCCGATTATCCTGCAGCAGATGGTTGATGAGAGGACCGGAGAGCTCTCTAGCACGAATGCCAAACTGCAAACGGAAATCAAGGAAAGAAAGCATGCGGAAGAGGAGTTGCTGGCATCGGAAAACAAGCTGCGCTCAATTTTCGCATCTTTGACTGACGTTATTATCATTCTGGACGAAAACGGCAGATACATCGAAATCGCCCCCACCAGCACTGACCAGCTCTATCGCCCTACCGAGGAACTGTTAGGGAAAGGCGTGACAGAGGTGTTCCCGCCTGAGCAGGCGGAATTTTTCATCGCAACCATCCGCAGGACTCTTGTTTCCGGACAGATGACTTCCGTTGATTATCAACTCACCATAGGGGACGAACCATGCTGGTTTACCGGGAATGTCTCCCGCCTGACCGCCACTACGGTTGTCTGGTCGGCGCGGAACATTACCCAGCGCAAGAAGTCGGAAGAAGAACGCCTGCAGCTGGAGAAGCAGCTTCTTCACACCCAGAAACTGGAAAGCCTGGGAGTCCTGGCCGGTGGCATTGCCCACGACTTCAATAACATCCTGACCGCCATCATCGGCAATGCCGATCTGGCGCTGGCACGCCTCACCCCGGAATCCCCGGTTATCGAGCATCTGCAACGCATTGAAAAAGCTGCAACCAGGGCATCGGATCTTGCCCGGCAGATGCTCGCCTATTCAGGCAAGGGAAGATTCGTCATTGAAGAGCTTGACCTGAACCGGCTGCTGGAAGAGATGGGGCACATGCTTGAGGTCTCAATCTCGAAAAAGGCGGTCTTGCGCTATAACCTGCAGCGCCCTCTTCCGGCGATCACCGCCGATGCCACCCAGATCCGCCAGATAATCATGAACCTGGTCATCAATGCCTCCGAGGCAATCGGCGATAAAAGTGGTATTATTGCCATCACCACCGGTTGCCTGGAACTGACCGAAAACTACCGGAAACACCTTTTTCACGATGAGCAGATGCCTGATGGGGTGTATGTTTTTGCCGAGATTGCCGACACCGGCTGCGGCATGAACAAAGAGACCCTGGCCAAGGTCTTTGACCCGTTCTTCACCACCAAGTTTACCGGGCGCGGCCTGGGGATGGCGGCAGTGCTCGGTATTGTCCGTGGCCACAAAGGGGCCATCAAGGTGTACAGCGAAGAGGGAAAGGGAACCACCTTCAAGGTCCTGTTCCCGGCCGGGGCACAGCCGTTTGCGCCCTGCACCCGCAGCGAAGACCTGAGTAAAGAATGGCGGGGCAGCGGCACGGTCCTGCTGGTCGATGATGAAGCAACCATCCTGGAGCTTGGCAGCGAAATGCTGCGGGAACTGGGGTATGAGGTCATTACCGCCAGAGACGGTCGAGAGGGGCTGCATGAATTCACCTCTCGCGACAACATCGGCATTGTCATCCTCGATTTGACCATGCCGCACATGGATGGCGAGCAGTGCTTCAGGGAGTTGCGGCAGATCAATCCGGAAGTACGGGTGATCATGTCCAGTGGGTTCAACGAGCAGGAAGTAACGCAGAAATTCGTTGGTAAAGGTCTGGCCGGGTTTATCCAGAAACCGTACAAGCTGTCCGAGTTGCGTAAGGTATTGATGAATCTGTCCAGGTGAACCAAAGGGACAACCCGGGAAAAGCGCATGCCCCGGCATGCGTTGCCGTAAGCAAGGAACCGAGAACCTTTCATGGAAAAATCTTCTTTGATCCGCCCGGTTATTTTAGGGGCCTGCATTATTGCCATCAGCCTGCTCCACTATTTCACCCCGCTCCACCTCCACTACCTGCATGACATCTTCCAGCGCTTCTACTATCTCCCCATCATCCTGGCAGCGCTCTGGTTCGGCTTTCGCGGCGGGCTGCTCTGCTCGATCATTGTCAGCATTGCCTATGCCCCGCACATCCTGTTTCAATGGGGCGGTCACCTTACTGTTGAAATGGAAAAATACCTGGAGATCGTGCTCTACAACGTTGTCGGCGCCCTGACCGGCCTGCTGTCCCAACGGGAGCGAGAGCGCACCGTCGAACTGCAGAAGACCGCCCGCGGCCTGGAAGAGTCTTACCAGCAGCTGCAGCAGCAGTCGGAACGGATCATTGCCATCGAAGAGCAGCTGCGCCGGGCCGAAAAGCTCTCTACCCTGGGGGAGATGGCAGCAGTGCTGGCCCACGAGATCAGGAATCCCTTAGGCTCGATCCGCGGTACGGCCGAGATCCTCAAGGACGATTACAAGCCGGGCGACCCCAAGCACGAATTCATCGAGATCCAGATCAAGGAGACCGAGCGGTTGAACCGGGTGGTAGAGGATTTCCTGCGGATGGCGCGGCCGCAGCCGGCGGAGATGAGCCGCTGCTCCCTGGTCGAAGAGCTGGAGACCGTGGTCACCCTGGTTGCCCGCGATGCCCACGACCGCGGCGTTACCCTGCGTCTGGCGCCGTTCAGCGGCACGGCGATGGTCACAGCCAACGGCGAGAAGCTGCGCCAGGCATTCCTCAACATCGTCATCAATGCCCTCCAGGCCACCCCTTCCAACGGCAGGGTGGAGATAGCGCTCCACAAGGTCGAATCAGGCTATGAAATCAAAGTCAGCGACACCGGCACCGGCATCGATGCCGACTCCCTGACCAAGATCTTCGAGCCGTTCTTCACCACCAAACCGGACGGCACCGGCCTGGGGCTGGCCATCACCAGGAAGATCATCGAGGGGCATGGCGGCACGCTGACAGTAGAGAGCGAGGTCGGCAAAGGGACGACGGTAGAGGTGCGGTTGCCGGCGTCTCACTAGACCGGCTCAACCGGGCTTCCTCCTTCCCCCTTTACCCTGCCGTCGGTGGATGTCACCATTACGGCAATTGCCATCCAGAATGACATGCAACTGTTTACCCGTGACACCCATTTCGAGGCGGTAGTTCAGCACTCGACACTGAGGCTTTATCAGTAAAGAAGCAAAGGACGTGAGAAGGCAGAAGCGGGATATCTGATTTCCAAGAAGCATTATGCACAGCATATTTTTTTGGACTGTTCTGAAGCAATAATGAGCACAGCCTAAATATTCCATTTTGGAAGATCGCCGGTTCACGCGCGCACGCGCGTGAACCGGTCAATACGTAGTTAGCCAGAAAAACGGAGAAATAATATGAAGAGCTGTAACTTAGCAATTTTGCTAGCTGCTTTGACACTACTGATGGCGTTTCCTATCGTTTCTTTCGCAGTAACAGATGAAGAGATAATAGAAAGTGTAAAAAATGATCCTAAGGTGAGGCAAAGGGTGCTTGAGGTTACCTTGCCTGCCGAGCGAAGAGAAAGGCTGGATGATCCACAAAAAACCATTGATGAGGACATCTACAAAAAGTCGGAATTCTTCGTAGTCCCATTAAATAGCCAATGTGGCGTAGCAGGATGTGGCGGAAACAAACTAGTCGTCATTAGATATGAAAGGCATGTAACAAATGCGTATTCGCGATATATTGCTGCGTTGGTGCGAATCAAGAATATGAAAATAAAGGAAATATCTCTGGCCACAATATCCCCTGAAGATAAGCAACCATGAAGCGGTGGCTAACCTGGGGCGGCACACGGTCTTCGCTGCGCTCCGCCGGTGCGCCTTCAGACGTTAGAAGAAAAATGATTTGACTTGGAGTAATCATCAGCGTACGATTTAACGTACGGAATGGAGGTGATTTAAAATGACAACGCTATCAGCAACAGAAGCACGAAAATCCCTATATAACCTTGTCGATGATGTCGCTATATCTCATGACCCGATCCAGATTGTTGGCAAACGGCATTCAGCGGTTCTCATCTCGGAAGACGATTGGCGTGCTATTCAGGAAACATTGTATCTTGTCTCAATTCCTGGAATGCGAGAATCCATCAGGAAAGGTCTCAAAACCCCAGTATCCGAGTGCAGTGAGGAACTTGCATGGTAAATTGGCAACTTGTTTTTATCAAGCAGGCGCAAAAAGATGCAAAAAAAATCGCGCACTCCGTGTTAAAGCCGCAAGCCGAACGACTACTTGAAATTATCAAAGAAGATCCCTTCAAAAATCCCCCACCATACGAAAAGCTTGTTGGCGATCTGTCATGTGCATATTCCCGTAGAATCAATATTCAGCATCGACTCGTTTATGAGGTGCTAGAAGATATCAAAACAATAAAAGTTATTCGGATGTGGACGCATTACGAATAACGATCATCCAACCACTCGGCGGCAGCAGGTCTCCGCTAACGCTTCGCCGCTGCGCCTCATCCCCGTTATGTAAGGACCACCATGAAACAGAAAATCCTCATCATCGATGACGACCCGTCCTTGCGGCGGGTGCTGGAATACAACCTCCAGGAGGAGGGATACCAGGTCTTTGCCGCGGAATCGGGCGAGGACGGGCTGCGGCTGTTCAGCGACGAGCGGCCGTCGCTGGTGATTACCGACATGAAGATGTCGGGCATGGACGGGATGCAGGTACTGAAGGCGGTCAAGGAGCAGTCGCCCGAGACCCTGGTCATGATCATCACTGCCTTCGGCGCCGTGGATATGGCGGTGGAGGCGATGAAGTTCGGGGCCTACGACTACATCACCAAGCCGTTCAACCGCGACGCACTAAAGCTGACTGTGGCCAAGGCGCTGCAGTTCACCGGCATCTCGGAGGAGAACCGACGGCTGAAGGCCGAACTGACAGACAAAAGCGACTTCCGCGCCATTATCGGCAGCTCACCGCAGATGGAAAAGGTGTTCGCCGTGGTGCGCAAGGTGGCCGACACCGAGGCGTCGGTGCTGATCACCGGCGAATCCGGCACCGGCAAGGAGCTGATCGCCCGGTCGATCCATGCCAACAGCTCCCGCCATAACGCCCCGTTTATCGCCATCAACTGCGCTGCCATCCCCCGCGACCTGCTGGAAAGCGAGCTGTTCGGCCATGTCAAAGGGGCGTTCACCGGCGCCATCCGGGACAAAACCGGCAAGTTCCAGCTGGCCGAAGGCGGCACCCTGTTTCTCGACGAAGTGGGGGAACTGCCGGTGGAACTGCAGCCGAAACTGCTCCGGGCGCTGCAGGAAAAGGAGATCGAGCCGGTCGGCGGCACCAGGACGCTGAAGCTGGATGTCCGGGTGGTGGCAGCCACCAATCTCGATATCGAGCGGGCCATCGAAGAGGGGGCATTCCGCGAGGACCTGTATTATCGGCTGTCGGTCATCCCGATTCTTTTGCCGCCGCTCCGGGAGCGGCGCCAGGATATCCCACTGCTGATCAGGCATTTCTGCGCCAAACACAACAGCAGCCAGGTAGTGTTCGACAAGGAGGCGCTGGCTGCAATGACCGCCTATGCCTGGCCCGGCAACGTGCGGGAGCTGGAAAACAGCGTAGAGCGGCTGCTGATAATGCGCAGCGGTGAGACAATCACCGCTGGCGAACTGCCGGACAAGATCCTTAACACCCAAAGGGAACAAACGCAGGGATCAGCCGTTTTCAGGCTCCCGGACGAAGGGTATTCGCTGGAGCAGCTGGAAAAGGAGATCGTCCTCGATGCCCTGGAGCGCAACCACTGGAACCAGGCAGCTGCGGCCCGATTCCTGAAAATTCCCCGCCATACCCTGATCTACCGGCTGGAAAAATTCGGCATCACCCTCCCCGAACGCAAAAGTTGATGCAGAATATGCTCCGCAAAGTGGAGAATATTCTGCATTCATCCCACTTCCCATTTATAGTCCCACATTAAGAGCGGCGCGATTTCAGT
This window of the Geoanaerobacter pelophilus genome carries:
- a CDS encoding response regulator, whose protein sequence is MISRETGGTNKPSSMQNAEGDHGEQLQRSRMLKVWIATVAALLAGMLLSGTAVWLYETNRMQQHRQAVAELTNQVADDLHDNLNRSLSSTYALAAVIRQNNGNIANFPQLATEMLTLYPGIGNLQIAPKGIVSQIVPLAGNEKAIGHNLLEDTKRNKEALQAVQTRALTLAGPFELIQGGKATIGRLPIFLHDRNGADYFWGFSIALIRIQEFLKVANIQRIADKGCSYEISRIHPDSGKKDVFASSGKPLTEPVKRKIKVPNGEWTLAVEPLGGWYSLSIVLAEALFILLFSSLTALAVRWLTRQPIILQQMVDERTGELSSTNAKLQTEIKERKHAEEELLASENKLRSIFASLTDVIIILDENGRYIEIAPTSTDQLYRPTEELLGKGVTEVFPPEQAEFFIATIRRTLVSGQMTSVDYQLTIGDEPCWFTGNVSRLTATTVVWSARNITQRKKSEEERLQLEKQLLHTQKLESLGVLAGGIAHDFNNILTAIIGNADLALARLTPESPVIEHLQRIEKAATRASDLARQMLAYSGKGRFVIEELDLNRLLEEMGHMLEVSISKKAVLRYNLQRPLPAITADATQIRQIIMNLVINASEAIGDKSGIIAITTGCLELTENYRKHLFHDEQMPDGVYVFAEIADTGCGMNKETLAKVFDPFFTTKFTGRGLGMAAVLGIVRGHKGAIKVYSEEGKGTTFKVLFPAGAQPFAPCTRSEDLSKEWRGSGTVLLVDDEATILELGSEMLRELGYEVITARDGREGLHEFTSRDNIGIVILDLTMPHMDGEQCFRELRQINPEVRVIMSSGFNEQEVTQKFVGKGLAGFIQKPYKLSELRKVLMNLSR
- a CDS encoding two-component system sensor histidine kinase NtrB produces the protein MEKSSLIRPVILGACIIAISLLHYFTPLHLHYLHDIFQRFYYLPIILAALWFGFRGGLLCSIIVSIAYAPHILFQWGGHLTVEMEKYLEIVLYNVVGALTGLLSQRERERTVELQKTARGLEESYQQLQQQSERIIAIEEQLRRAEKLSTLGEMAAVLAHEIRNPLGSIRGTAEILKDDYKPGDPKHEFIEIQIKETERLNRVVEDFLRMARPQPAEMSRCSLVEELETVVTLVARDAHDRGVTLRLAPFSGTAMVTANGEKLRQAFLNIVINALQATPSNGRVEIALHKVESGYEIKVSDTGTGIDADSLTKIFEPFFTTKPDGTGLGLAITRKIIEGHGGTLTVESEVGKGTTVEVRLPASH
- a CDS encoding type II toxin-antitoxin system Phd/YefM family antitoxin, translated to MTTLSATEARKSLYNLVDDVAISHDPIQIVGKRHSAVLISEDDWRAIQETLYLVSIPGMRESIRKGLKTPVSECSEELAW
- a CDS encoding Txe/YoeB family addiction module toxin, with protein sequence MVNWQLVFIKQAQKDAKKIAHSVLKPQAERLLEIIKEDPFKNPPPYEKLVGDLSCAYSRRINIQHRLVYEVLEDIKTIKVIRMWTHYE
- a CDS encoding sigma-54-dependent transcriptional regulator, whose amino-acid sequence is MKQKILIIDDDPSLRRVLEYNLQEEGYQVFAAESGEDGLRLFSDERPSLVITDMKMSGMDGMQVLKAVKEQSPETLVMIITAFGAVDMAVEAMKFGAYDYITKPFNRDALKLTVAKALQFTGISEENRRLKAELTDKSDFRAIIGSSPQMEKVFAVVRKVADTEASVLITGESGTGKELIARSIHANSSRHNAPFIAINCAAIPRDLLESELFGHVKGAFTGAIRDKTGKFQLAEGGTLFLDEVGELPVELQPKLLRALQEKEIEPVGGTRTLKLDVRVVAATNLDIERAIEEGAFREDLYYRLSVIPILLPPLRERRQDIPLLIRHFCAKHNSSQVVFDKEALAAMTAYAWPGNVRELENSVERLLIMRSGETITAGELPDKILNTQREQTQGSAVFRLPDEGYSLEQLEKEIVLDALERNHWNQAAAARFLKIPRHTLIYRLEKFGITLPERKS